The proteins below come from a single Acidobacteriota bacterium genomic window:
- a CDS encoding PD40 domain-containing protein: MKKALWVLPVAVGIVLLSLTKISAQQTQQPQQQDDLRKQIGTIIVTPGGGPSLAVADFQSRASGVDATTSTFNEVLWNDLKFAGVANLVGKSLYPKTKLADPASLQYDEWANDPVKSDYVAFGSVTGANSGQGYLYDVKTQSQLLTASLAGNAREMAHQFADQIVKLLTGQDGIAQSKIAYIANREVYMMDYDGYGARQFTRDGSIALFPSLSPDGKRLAYVSYRTGFPNVVVRGEDGLIIGSTQFKGTTTSPSVAPDGQLVFSSSKDGDSMSLYIANEDGSGAKRITRARGVNISPRWNPKTGREIAFVSDRGGSPQIYLIGADGTNERPLLSMGGQMDSPSWSPDGRFIAFTWDGGGGGFHIYLADVASGQVLKLTREGRNENPTWSPDSRHIAFQSNRTGRWEIWAMHIDGSEPRQLTRTGGRSPSWSK; this comes from the coding sequence ATGAAAAAAGCTTTGTGGGTTTTGCCAGTTGCAGTTGGTATTGTTTTGTTGAGCTTGACGAAAATCTCGGCACAACAAACTCAACAACCACAGCAGCAAGACGATCTTCGCAAACAAATTGGCACGATCATCGTCACGCCCGGCGGAGGCCCATCGTTGGCAGTTGCCGATTTTCAATCGCGCGCTTCAGGCGTGGATGCGACGACGTCAACATTCAATGAAGTGTTGTGGAACGACCTGAAATTTGCTGGAGTCGCCAATTTAGTCGGCAAAAGTTTGTATCCGAAAACCAAACTGGCCGATCCGGCTTCGTTGCAATACGACGAATGGGCAAACGATCCGGTCAAGTCTGATTACGTCGCTTTCGGCAGCGTCACCGGAGCCAACAGCGGACAAGGTTATCTTTACGATGTTAAAACGCAGTCTCAGTTGCTGACCGCCAGTCTGGCGGGGAACGCTCGCGAAATGGCGCATCAGTTCGCCGACCAGATCGTCAAATTGCTGACCGGGCAGGATGGCATTGCGCAATCTAAAATTGCCTACATCGCCAATCGCGAAGTGTACATGATGGATTATGACGGATATGGAGCGCGGCAGTTTACGCGCGATGGTTCGATTGCGCTGTTTCCATCGCTGTCGCCGGATGGCAAACGTCTGGCGTATGTGTCGTACCGCACGGGGTTTCCGAACGTTGTGGTTCGCGGCGAAGACGGATTGATCATTGGTTCGACGCAGTTCAAGGGCACAACGACTTCGCCGTCGGTTGCGCCGGATGGTCAGCTTGTTTTTTCTTCCAGCAAAGACGGCGATTCGATGAGTTTGTATATCGCCAACGAAGATGGCTCCGGCGCGAAGCGGATTACGCGCGCTCGAGGCGTGAACATATCTCCACGCTGGAATCCAAAGACCGGGCGCGAAATTGCGTTTGTTTCCGACCGAGGCGGTTCACCGCAGATTTACCTGATTGGCGCGGACGGCACGAACGAACGTCCTTTGCTTTCAATGGGCGGCCAGATGGATTCGCCCTCCTGGTCGCCGGATGGTCGTTTTATCGCTTTCACCTGGGATGGCGGCGGAGGTGGTTTTCACATCTATCTTGCCGATGTCGCTTCAGGGCAGGTGTTGAAACTGACGCGCGAAGGTCGCAACGAAAACCCAACCTGGTCGCCTGACAGCCGGCACATTGCGTTTCAATCGAATCGCACGGGGCGGTGGGAAATTTGGGCGATGCATATTGATGGCAGCGAACCTCGCCAGTTGACGCGAACCGGCGGGCGCTCGCCGTCCTGGTCAAAATAG